A genomic region of Glycine max cultivar Williams 82 chromosome 15, Glycine_max_v4.0, whole genome shotgun sequence contains the following coding sequences:
- the LOC100776249 gene encoding peroxisome biogenesis protein 7 → MPVFKTPFNGYSVKFSPFYENRLAVATAQNFGILGNGRLHVLDLSADPSLPIGELAAYDTADGIYDVSWSESHDSIVIAAVADGSVKLYDLALPPTSNPIRSFQEHTREVHSADYNPVRRDSFLSSSWDDTVKLWTLDRPTSVRTFKEHAYCVYSAVWNPRHADVFASASGDCTLRVWDVREPGSTMILPGHEFEILACDWNKYDECVIATASVDKSVKVWDVRNYRVPLSVLNGHGYAVRKVKFSPHVRNLMVSCSYDMTVCVWDFMVEDALVSRYDHHTEFAVGVDMSVLVEGLMASTGWDELVYVWQHGTDPRAP, encoded by the coding sequence ATGCCGGTTTTCAAAACCCCTTTCAACGGCTACTCCGTGAAGTTCAGCCCCTTCTACGAGAACCGGCTGGCCGTGGCCACCGCCCAGAACTTCGGCATCCTTGGCAACGGCCGCCTCCACGTGCTCGACCTCTCCGCGGACCCCTCCCTCCCCATCGGCGAGCTGGCCGCCTACGACACTGCCGACGGCATCTACGACGTCTCCTGGTCTGAGTCCCACGACTCCATCGTGATCGCAGCCGTCGCCGACGGCTCCGTGAAGCTCTACGACCTGGCCCTCCCCCCGACCTCGAACCCCATCCGCTCCTTCCAGGAACACACCCGCGAGGTCCACTCCGCCGACTACAACCCCGTCCGCCGCGACTCCTTCCTCTCCTCCTCCTGGGACGACACCGTCAAGCTCTGGACCCTCGACCGCCCCACCAGCGTCCGCACCTTCAAGGAGCACGCCTACTGCGTCTACTCCGCCGTCTGGAACCCCCGCCACGCCGACGTCTTCGCCTCCGCCTCCGGCGACTGCACCCTCCGCGTTTGGGACGTCCGCGAGCCCGGCTCCACCATGATCCTCCCCGGCCACGAGTTCGAGATCCTCGCCTGCGATTGGAACAAGTACGACGAGTGTGTCATTGCCACTGCTTCTGTGGATAAGAGTGTGAAGGTTTGGGATGTGAGGAACTATAGGGTTCCCCTTAGTGTGCTGAATGGGCACGGGTATGCTGTTAGGAAGGTGAAGTTCTCGCCCCACGTGCGGAATTTGATGGTGTCTTGCTCCTATGATATGACAGTGTGTGTTTGGGATTTCATGGTGGAGGATGCGCTGGTGAGTAGGTATGATCACCACACGGAGTTCGCGGTTGGGGTGGATATGAGCGTGCTTGTGGAGGGCCTCATGGCTAGCACTGGTTGGGATGAGCTTGTTTATGTCTGGCAGCATGGCACTGACCCCAGGGCACCTTAA
- the LOC100785889 gene encoding splicing factor 3B subunit 1: MASVDPEIAKTQEERKRMEQQLASLTSVTFDTDLYGGSDKGSYLTSIPANEDDENLDAMDNEVARKLASYTAPKSLLKDMPSAPDSDNDIGFRKPQRIIDREDDYRRRRLNQIISPERHDPFAAGEKTPDPSVRTYADIMREEALKREKEETLKAIAKKKKEEEEAAKDAPPQQQQKRRNRWDQSQDDGGAGAAAAAKKAKTSDWDMPDTTPGRWDATPTPGRVTDATPGRRNRWDETPTPGRVADSDATPAGGATPGATPAGMTWDATPKLSGMATPTPKRQRSRWDETPATMGSATPLPGATPAAAYTPGVTPVGGIELATPTPGALQGSITPEQYNLLRWERDIEERNRPLTDEELDAMFPQEGYKVLDPPASYVPIRTPARKLLATPTPLGTPLYQIPEENRGQQFDVPKEAPGGLPFMKPEDYQYFGALLNEENEEELSPDEQKERKIMKLLLKVKNGTPPQRKTALRQLTDKAREFGAGPLFNRILPLLMQPTLEDQERHLLVKVIDRVLYKLDELVRPFVHKILVVIEPLLIDEDYYARVEGREIISNLSKAAGLATMIAAMRPDIDNIDEYVRNTTARAFSVVASALGIPALLPFLKAVCQSKKSWQARHTGIKIVQQIAILIGCAVLPHLRSLVEIIEHGLNDENQKVRTITALSLAALAEAAAPYGIESFDSVLKPLWKGIRQHRGKVLAAFLKAIGFIIPLMEALYASYYTKEVMLILIREFQSPDEEMKKIVLKVVKQCVSTEGVEAEYIRNDILPEFFRNFWVRRMALDRRNYKQLVETTVEIANKVGVADIVGRIVEDLKDESEPYRRMVMETIEKVVTNLGASDIDARLEELLIDGILYAFQEQTSDDANVMLNGFGAVVNSLGQRVKPYLPQICGTIKWRLNNKSAKVRQQAADLISRIAVVMKQCHEEQLMGHLGVVLYEYLGEEYPEVLGSILGALKSIVNVIGMTKMTPPIKDLLPRLTPILKNRHEKVQENCIDLVGRIADRGAEFVPAREWMRICFELLEMLKAHKKGIRRATVNTFGYIAKAIGPQDVLATLLNNLKVQERQNRVCTTVAIAIVAETCSPFTVLPALMNEYRVPELNVQNGVLKSLSFLFEYIGEMGKDYIYAVTPLLEDALMDRDLVHRQTAASAVKHMALGVAGLGCEDALVHLLNYVWPNIFETSPHVINAVMEAIEGMRVALGAAVVLNYCLQGLFHPARKVREVYWKIYNSLYIGAQDALVAAYPALEDEHSNVYSRPELMMFI; the protein is encoded by the exons ATGGCTTCGGTGGACCCCGAGATCGCGAAGACGCAGGAAGAGCGGAAGCGAATGGAGCAGCAACTGGCGTCGCTCACCTCCGTCACGTTTGATACCGATCTCTACGGCGGAAGCGACAAGGGCTCCTACCTCACTTCCATCCCTGCCAACGAAGACGACGAGAATCTCGACGCCATGGACAACGAGGTCGCGCGCAAGCTGGCTTCTTACACCGCCCCTAAGTCGCTTCTCAAGGACATGCCCTCCGCCCCCGACTCCGACAACGACATCGGCTTCCGCAAGCCGCAGCGCATCATCGACCGCGAGGATGACTACCGCCGCCGCCGCCTCAACCAGATCATCTCGCCGGAGCGCCACGACCCCTTTGCCGCCGGCGAGAAGACCCCCGACCCTTCGGTGAGGACCTACGCCGATATCATGCGCGAGGAGGctctcaagagggagaaggaggaGACTCTGAAAGCCATCgctaagaagaagaaggaggaggaggaggccgCCAAGGACGCGCCGCCTCAACAGCAGCAGAAGAGGAGGAACCGCTGGGACCAGTCTCAGGATGACGGTGGTGCCGGCGCGGCCGCGGCCGCGAAGAAGGCGAAAACATCTGATTGGGACATGCCGGACACCACTCCGGGGCGGTGGGATGCCACCCCGACGCCGGGGAGGGTTACTGACGCGACGCCTGGGAGGAGGAACCGGTGGGATGAGACTCCCACTCCTGGTAGAGTTGCGGATTCTGATGCAACACCTGCAG GTGGTGCTACACCCGGTGCCACACCTGCTGGTATGACTTGGGATGCTACTCCCAAGCTTTCTGGGATGGCTACTCCAACTCCCAAGAGGCAAAGGTCAAGGTGGGATGAGACTCCTGCTACTATGGGAAGTGCTACTCCTTTGCCAGGTGCGACTCCTGCTGCTGCTTATACTCCTGGTGTTACTCCTGTTGGTGGTATTGAACTCGCTACTCCTACCCCTGGGGCTTTACAAGGCTCCATTACGCCGGAGCAGTACAATTTGTTGAGGTGGGAGAGGGATATTGAAGAGCGGAATCGCCCCTTGACTGATGAGGAGCTTGATGCTATGTTTCCTCAAGAGGGGTATAAGGTTTTGGATCCCCCTGCTTCGTATGTGCCCATTAGGACGCCAGCGAGGAAGCTTCTCGCTACTCCTACACCACTGGGGACTCCTCTTTATCAGATTCCTGAGGAGAATCGTGGGCAGCAGTTTGATGTTCCAAAGGAAGCGCCTGGTGGGTTGCCATTTATGAAGCCTGAGGATTACCAGTACTTTGGGGCGTTGTTGAATGAGGAGAATGAAGAGGAGTTGTCGCCGGATGAGCAGAAGGAAAGGAAGATTATGAAGCTTCTGCTTAAAGTGAAGAATGGGACGCCACCGCAGAGGAAGACTGCATTGAGGCAGCTTACTGATAAGGCTCGTGAGTTTGGTGCTGGGCCGTTGTTTAACCGGATTTTGCCATTGCTCATGCAGCCTACACTGGAGGATCAAGAGAGACATCTTTTGGTTAAGGTAATTGACAGGGTTTTGTATAAGTTAGATGAATTGGTACGGCCTTTTGTGCATAAGATTCTTGTTGTTATTGAACCCTTGTTGATTGATGAAGACTACTATGCCCGTGTGGAGGGCAGAGAAATAATATCTAATCTTAGTAAAGCTGCTGGGTTGGCTACTATGATTGCTGCTATGCGGCCTGATAttgataacattgatgaatATGTTAGGAACACTACTGCTAGGGCCTTTAGTGTTGTTGCTTCGGCTCTTGGTATTCCTGCACTGTTGCCGTTCTTGAAGGCTGTTTGTCAGAGTAAGAAATCATGGCAAGCTCGGCACACTGGGATTAAGATTGTGCAGCAGATTGCCATTTTAATTGGTTGTGCGGTGTTGCCACATCTGAGATCTCTTGTGGAAATTATAGAGCATGGACTGAATGATGAGAATCAGAAGGTGAGAACGATCACTGCATTGTCTCTTGCTGCACTTGCTGAGGCTGCTGCTCCTTATGGTATTGAAAGTTTTGACTCTGTCTTGAAGCCACTGTGGAAGGGTATTAGGCAACACCGTGGGAAGGTGTTGGCTGCATTTCTGAAGGCAATTGGGTTTATTATTCCGTTGATGGAAGCCCTGTATGCCAGTTACTATACTAAGGAAGTCATGCTCATTCTGATTCGTGAATTCCAGTCACCTGatgaagaaatgaagaaaattgtTCTGAAAGTGGTGAAGCAGTGTGTGAGCACTGAGGGTGTGGAAGCTGAATATATTAGAAATGATATCCTGCCTGAGTTTTTCAGGAATTTCTGGGTTAGGAGGATGGCTCTAGATAGAAGAAACTATAAGCAACTTGTGGAGACTACTGTGGAGATAGCAAACAAAGTTGGTGTTGCAGATATTGTTGGTAGAATTGTCGAAGATCTTAAAGATGAGAGTGAACCTTATAGGCGTATGGTTATGGAGACTATTGAGAAGGTGGTTACTAACTTGGGGGCATCTGATATTGATGCACGGCTGGAAGAGCTTCTGATTGATGGTATTCTTTACGCCTTCCAAGAGCAGACCAGTGACGACGCTAATGTGATGCTTAATGGGTTTGGTGCAGTTGTAAACTCACTTGGGCAGAGAGTGAAACCATATCTTCCTCAGATTTGTGGTACTATCAAGTGGCGATTGAACAACAAGAGTGCAAAGGTGAGACAGCAAGCAGCAGATCTCATTTCAAGGATTGCTGTTGTCATGAAGCAGTGCCATGAGGAACAATTGATGGGTCATCTTGGTGTTGTCTTATATGAGTATTTGGGAGAAGAGTATCCTGAAGTCTTAGGATCAATTCTGGGAGCTCTCAAGTCAATTGTCAATGTTATCGGTATGACAAAGATGACTCCACCTATTAAGGATTTACTTCCCAGGTTGACTCCGATTTTGAAGAATAGGCACGAGAAAGTTCAGGAGAATTGTATTGACCTTGTTGGTAGGATTGCTGACCGTGGAGCTGAGTTTGTACCAGCAAGAGAGTGGATGAGGATTTGTTTTGAGTTGCTTGAGATGCTCAAAGCACACAAGAAGGGAATCCGTAGAGCTACAGTTAACACTTTTGGATATATTGCAAAAGCCATTGGACCACAAGATGTCTTGGCAACCCTATTGAATAATCTCAAGGTGCAGGAGAGGCAGAACCGTGTTTGCACAACTGTGGCCATTGCAATTGTTGCAGAAACATGTTCACCCTTCACAGTTTTACCAGCATTGATGAACGAGTATCGTGTGCCGGAACTTAATGTGCAAAATGGTGTGCTCAAGTCCCTCTCTTTCCTATTTGAGTACATTGGTGAAATGGGAAAGGATTACATCTATGCTGTGACTCCTTTGCTTGAGGATGCGCTTATGGACAGGGATTTGGTTCACAGGCAGACAGCTGCTTCTGCTGTGAAGCACATGGCTCTGGGAGTGGCTGGTTTGGGTTGTGAGGATGCACTGGTACATTTGTTGAATTATGTCTGGCCAAACATTTTTGAAACTTCTCCTCATGTGATTAATGCAGTGATGGAAGCAATTGAAGGGATGAGGGTAGCGTTGGGAGCCGCTGTTGTTCTTAATTATTGTCTACAAGGACTGTTCCACCCTGCACGAAAAGTTAGGGAGGTATATTGGAAGATCTACAACTCTCTCTATATTGGAGCCCAGGATGCTCTTGTAGCAGCATACCCTGCCTTGGAGGATGAGCATAGCAATGTTTACAGTAGGCCAGAGTTAATGATGTTCATCTAG
- the LOC100777324 gene encoding abscisic acid receptor PYL12, translating to MLCKQNLETPTIKAMLNTYHASKLPSNQCGSSLVQTIDAPLPLVWSLIRRFEYPQGYKLFVKKCTLLDGNGGIGSVREVMVTSGLPAGVSVERLDKLDDDKHVFKFSIIGGDHRLVNYSSTITLHQEEEEYGGKTVAIESYAVDVPAGSTVDDTCSFANTIIACNLRSLAKITEEMVCKANQIKV from the coding sequence ATGCTTTGCAAGCAAAATTTAGAGACCCCAACAATAAAAGCCATGCTTAACACCTACCATGCCTCCAAACTACCATCAAACCAGTGTGGTTCTAGCCTTGTGCAAACAATAGATGCACCTTTACCTCTTGTATGGTCCCTTATAAGGCGCTTTGAGTATCCACAAGGGTACAagctctttgtgaagaagtgcACCCTTCTTGATGGGAATGGTGGCATTGGAAGCGTGCGTGAGGTCATGGTCACATCTGGGTTACCAGCTGGTGTTAGTGTGGAGAGGTTGGACAAGCTCGATGATGATAAGCATGTCTTCAAGTTTAGCATCATTGGTGGTGATCACAGGCTTGTCAATTATAGTTCCACCATTACTTTGCATCAAGAGGAAGAGGAGTACGGGGGAAAGACGGTGGCGATAGAGTCGTACGCGGTGGACGTTCCGGCGGGGAGTACCGTCGACGATACATGCTCTTTTGCTAATACTATCATAGCTTGCAATCTTAGGTCGTTGGCTAAGATCACAGAAGAAATGGTTTGTAAGGCTAATCAAATTAAGGTTTAA